CTTTCGGCGAAGGCCACGTCTTCGGCAATGCTCGGGTCCAGGTGATGACACACCATCAACATGTCCAGGTGTTCGTCAATGGTGTTACGGGTGAATGGCCGGGTCGGGTTGGTGGAGCTGGGCAACACATTGGGCAAGCCACAGGCCTTGATGATGTCGGGCGCGTGACCGCCACCGGCGCCTTCGGTGTGGTAGGTGTGGATGGTGCGGCCCTTGAACGCGGCGAGGGTGGTTTCGACAAACCCGGACTCGTTGAGGGTGTCGCTGTGGATCGCCACCTGCACGTCGTACTCGTCTGCAACGCTCAGGCAGTTGTCGATGCTTGCGGGTGTGGTGCCCCAGTCTTCGTGGAGCTTCAAGCCAATGGCCCCGGCTTTTACTTGTTCGATCAGCGGCTCCGGCAGGCTGGCGTTGCCCTTGCCGGTAAAACCGATGTTCATCGGGAACGAATCGGAGGCCTGGAGCATGCGCGCCAAATGCCACGGGCCAGAGGTGCAGGTGGTGGCGTTGGTGCCGGTGGCCGGGCCGGTGCCGCCGCCGATCATGGTGGTGACGCCGCTGGTCAGTGCCTCTTCGATTTGCTGTGGGCAAATGAAGTGGATGTGGGTGTCGATGCCGCCGGCGGTGAGGATCATGCCTTCACCGGCAATCACTTCGGTGCTGGCGCCGACAGCGATGGTGACGCCGGGCTGGATGTCTGGGTTGCCGGCTTTGCCGATGGCGAAGATGCGGCCGTTTTTCAGGCCCACATCGGCCTTGACGATGCCCCAGTGATCGATGATCAGCGCGTTGGTGATCAGGGTGTCGACCACCTCGGCGGCCAGCAGTTGGCTCTGGCCCTGGCCGTCGCGTATCACCTTGCCGCCGCCGAATTTCACTTCTTCGCCGTAGACGGTGAAGTCCTGTTCGACTTCGACGAACAGCTCGGTGTCGGCCAGGCGGACCTTGTCACCGACGGTGGGGCCGTACATGTCGGCGTAGGCTTGACGGCTGATTTTCATGTGTTTGCCCTGAGAAATGTGTGTTGAATGTGAAAGCGCTTTCGCAGGCAAGCCAGCTCCCACAGGGGAATGCATTCCAAAGGTGGGAGCTGGCTTGCCTGCGATGAGGCCCTAAAGGTCACCCATGATTCTTCCGGCAAAGCCGAACACCCGGCGCTTGCCGCTCAATTCAACCAGTTCCACTTCGCGACTCTGCCCCGGCTCAAAGCGCACGGCCGTGCCGGCCGGGATATTCAGGCGCATGCCACGGCTGGCGGCACGGTCGAACGTCAACGCGTCGTTGGTTTCGAAAAAGTGGTAGTGGGAGCCGACCTGGATCGGCCGGTCGCCGCTGTTGGCCACGCTCAGGGTGGCAGTGCGCCGGCCCACGTTGAGTTCGATGTCGCCAGGCTGGATCTGAAATTCGCCAGGAATCATGCAGGTTGTCCCAGGGTCTTGAAGTAGATGGCGGTCGGGGCGTAGCGCCCGTCCGGGCTTTGGCAGTAGTTGGGCAATTCACCGATCTTGGTGTAGCGCAGCG
This genomic window from Pseudomonas sp. Bout1 contains:
- a CDS encoding urease subunit beta, with product MIPGEFQIQPGDIELNVGRRTATLSVANSGDRPIQVGSHYHFFETNDALTFDRAASRGMRLNIPAGTAVRFEPGQSREVELVELSGKRRVFGFAGRIMGDL
- the ureC gene encoding urease subunit alpha — protein: MKISRQAYADMYGPTVGDKVRLADTELFVEVEQDFTVYGEEVKFGGGKVIRDGQGQSQLLAAEVVDTLITNALIIDHWGIVKADVGLKNGRIFAIGKAGNPDIQPGVTIAVGASTEVIAGEGMILTAGGIDTHIHFICPQQIEEALTSGVTTMIGGGTGPATGTNATTCTSGPWHLARMLQASDSFPMNIGFTGKGNASLPEPLIEQVKAGAIGLKLHEDWGTTPASIDNCLSVADEYDVQVAIHSDTLNESGFVETTLAAFKGRTIHTYHTEGAGGGHAPDIIKACGLPNVLPSSTNPTRPFTRNTIDEHLDMLMVCHHLDPSIAEDVAFAESRIRRETIAAEDILHDLGAFSMISSDSQAMGRVGEVITRTWQTADKMKKQRGPLPGDGDGNDNFRAKRYIAKYTINPAITHGISHEVGSIEVGKWADLVLWRPAFFGIKPTLILKGGAIASSLMGDANASIPTPQPVHYRPMFASYGSSLHATSLTFISQAALAAGLPEQLGLKKQIAVVKGCRSVQKTDLIHNDYLPHIEVDPQTYQVKADGVLLWCEPADVLPMAQRYFLF